Part of the Chthonomonadales bacterium genome, GAGAGGGAGACCACGCGTCCGCGCACCGTCACCTCGCGGCGCTCCGCGTCGACCACGATGTCGCCGGCGGTGGTGACCGCGCCTCCAGAGTCCGGCTCGGCGGCGCGCCGCAGCACGCATTTGACGCGCGCCATCAGCTCTCGCATACTGAACGGCTTCACGACGTAGTCGTCGGCCCCGAGCTCGAGCCCCACCACACGGTCCGTTTCGTCGGCTCGCGCGCTGAGCATGATGACGGGTACCGGGCTGTGGCGTCGCAGGTGACGACAGACATCGAGGCCGCTCGCCGTAGGAAGCATGACGTCCAGAATGACGAGGTCGGGGCGCTCCGCGCGGACCATCGCGAGGCACTGCTCCGCGTCTCCCGCGATCAGCGGCTGATGGCCTTCCTTGCGCAGGTTGTAGGCCAGGGCCTCGGTGATCGGCTCCTCATCATCGACCACGAGTACCTTCACGGCTCTCCTCCCGGGTCTGGACGGCCGGCTGCGCCTGCGTGATGGCGCGCCGCAGCGCGGTTACGGCCTCGTCTACGTGCTCAACCGCGATGGCGCCAAGCGCGCGCAGGCGGCCAACGAGGGCGGACGCCTCCCCGCCGGTGAAGTCGCGCTCGCCGATGGCGCCCGGACGCACGATGAACACGCGCTTGCCCGACCGGGCGGCCTCGGCCGCAAGCTCCAGGTTCGCCAGGTTGCCACGCCCGAAGGCAACCTCGGCGATCACCACGGCGTCGGCGCGCGCGATCAGGGCGGCGCAGGCCGCGCGAGCTTGCTCGCCGATCGGAGAGAAGGGCGCCTCCGCGACGTGCTCGACACCCAGCACCTCCGCGGCCTCCTGATCGGAGTCAAGCCGGTTGAGCACGCCGGCGGTGACCACCAGGCCGCGACGTCGTAGAAGCGAGAGGGCTTCCAGGCCGGTCCCGCCCCCACACACCAGATGCACGCGCGGCGCTGTCTCCGGCGCCGCGCCGACTTCGGCGGCGCCAGCCAGCACAAGCGGGCGACCGGAAACGGGACTCCGAAGCACCTGTACCGGCGCCCCATAGGACGCCTCGAGCAGGGCGGGAGTCAGCACCTCTTCGGGCCGCCCGTCGGCGGCAATACGGCCGTGCGCGATCAGCAGGAGCCGATCGCAGTAGTCGGCCGCAAGGTTCAGGTCATGCAGTGCGGCGAGGACCGCGGTTCCCTCGGTGTCGACGAGGCGGCGTAGAACGGAGAGCAGGTCCACCTGGTGGACCAGGTCGAGGTGGGCGGTCGGCTCGTCGAGGAGCACGATGGGCGTGGCCTGCGCGAGCGCTCGCGCGATCAGGACGCGCCGGTGCTCGCCGCCGGAGAGCGCCGTGACGGGCCGGTCCGCGATGTGCAGGATGTCCGCGGCGGCCAGGGCCCGCGCGACCGCCGCGTAGTCCTCCTCGGTGTCGCCACCTCGTCGGCGGTGCGGGTTGCGGCCCATCAACACCATCTCGCGCACGGTGAAGTCGAAGAGGCGTGGTTCGGTCTGCGGAACGACGGCGACCAGGCGAGCCACATCGCGCGAGCCAAGGGTCTCGATGGGGTGCTCGCCAATGCGGACGGTGCCGGAGGAGGGCCGCAGGGCGCCGGTGAGGGCGCGGAGCAGCGTGGACTTGCCGGCGCCGTTGGGGCCCACGAGGCCCACCAGCTCGCCGGGCTCGAGGCGAAGCGAGACGCCACCGAGCACGGGCTCGGCTCCATAGCCGGCGACCAACCCATGCGCCACGATCCGCATGGCCCTATGATACCCGACCTGCTACGAGCACCGGGAGTGCGACCGGGCCGCGGACCTCCCCCCAGAGCCGCGGCCCGGTCTACCCCCGACAGGGAACGACAGCCTGGCTCGGCCCAGCCCTGGTCACCGTCGGAGGATGCCCTCAGCCTTCTGTGCTCGCCGCCATCACGGCCGTTTGGGGGCGTCGTGGATCGGCGCGTTGGCGCTCTCTAGGACCCGAACCCGCCGGCGTGCGCGGAGGTTACAGGAGGCCCAGGAACCGAGCCGAGCGAACCGGCCCGCGAGGTACGGTCGGGGCGGTCGCTAAGGGGGGAGGGACGCAGCGGGTACCCACTCGACCGGCGGAAGCACGGCGCGCTGCCCGGGCCGGACCACGACGCCATCCGCGAGCGTGTTGCGCCACGATCCGGCCGGGCGGCGGGTTCGCCATGCGGCGTACTGCGCGGCCGTGCCGTCGACGCCGTCGATGGCGGAGCGCATCGTGCGGGGCACGACCTCAACGCGGTAGCGTCCCGGAGCGAGGTTCGGGAGGATAACCACGCCGTCGGGTGACACGGTTGCCCGCGCCTCGCGTGGAGCGCTCCAGCCGGCCTGCTCGCGTCTCCAGAGGCGGACCAGCAGCACGGCGGCGCCAACCGGGTCGCCTGCCACCAGGACGCGCGCAGCGATCGATCCCCCTGCCTCGCCGCGCGCGGCCGGGAACAGCGGCCGCGTCGGGGCCGCGCCGGGCCACAGCGCCATGCTGCGTCCGAAGCGCAGCAGGAGGGCATCGCGGCGGTTGGCGGCCGATGGCAGCACGACCAGCAGCGGCTCGCCCTCCCACGTCACCGCCTGCCAGTGGCTCGCACCCGCAGAGAGCTTGACCCGTATGGCTCCCATCGGGCCGGCCGTGGCCGTCACGCGGAGGCGCCGCGCCGCGCCGGGGCGTGGCACGGGGAGGGCGGCCGGCACGCCGGACGCCACCAGCAGGCGCTGGCGCTCGCCGTAACCGGCGGACGGTCTGAGCGTGGAGCGGTCCAGCACACGGCGGGCGTCGGCTCCTCCAAGCACGGCGAACCTCGCAGGAAGAGGGTCGCCGGGCGCCTCCAGGGATACCGGGACCATCTCGCCGAACACGCGGGTCGCGCTCGGCAGGGGCACCCCACGGATGCGGAAGGCGAAGTCGCGCGGCTGGCGCCCGGGCGGCGCGACCGCCAGACGGCCGGCGATGGAGGTCAACAGGCGCGCGT contains:
- a CDS encoding response regulator codes for the protein MKVLVVDDEEPITEALAYNLRKEGHQPLIAGDAEQCLAMVRAERPDLVILDVMLPTASGLDVCRHLRRHSPVPVIMLSARADETDRVVGLELGADDYVVKPFSMRELMARVKCVLRRAAEPDSGGAVTTAGDIVVDAERREVTVRGRVVSLSPREFELLRFLALHPGQAFTRQVLLDRVWGADAYVGDRTVDVHVRWLREKVEADPARPRCLLTVRGVGYKLAVG
- a CDS encoding heme ABC transporter ATP-binding protein, encoding MRIVAHGLVAGYGAEPVLGGVSLRLEPGELVGLVGPNGAGKSTLLRALTGALRPSSGTVRIGEHPIETLGSRDVARLVAVVPQTEPRLFDFTVREMVLMGRNPHRRRGGDTEEDYAAVARALAAADILHIADRPVTALSGGEHRRVLIARALAQATPIVLLDEPTAHLDLVHQVDLLSVLRRLVDTEGTAVLAALHDLNLAADYCDRLLLIAHGRIAADGRPEEVLTPALLEASYGAPVQVLRSPVSGRPLVLAGAAEVGAAPETAPRVHLVCGGGTGLEALSLLRRRGLVVTAGVLNRLDSDQEAAEVLGVEHVAEAPFSPIGEQARAACAALIARADAVVIAEVAFGRGNLANLELAAEAARSGKRVFIVRPGAIGERDFTGGEASALVGRLRALGAIAVEHVDEAVTALRRAITQAQPAVQTREESREGTRGR